Genomic DNA from Ilyobacter polytropus DSM 2926:
CAAAGAGGCGATATCATTCTCAATTTTTCAATAATAGGCGGAAGTTCCTGTATTACATAATCAACTTCCTCTTTAGTGTTATACTTACCAAAGCTAAACCTTATGGTTCCGTGAGCTATCTCTACAGGTATTCCCATTGCCAATAAAACATGTGATGCCTGAAGGTCATCTGAAGAGCAAGCAGACCCAGAACTAACCGCTATCCCTTTGTAATTGAGACTAAGAAGTATTGATTCACCCTCAAGATACTTAAAGGTAATGCTAGAAGTTCCAGGAAGCCTCTTAGCACCCTTTGCATTTATTTGTATTTCAGGCACTTTATTGAGAAGTTCTCTTTCAAAATAATTTCTCAACTCTTCTTCTCTTTTAAATTCTTCATCTATATTTCTGTATGCCACTTCTAGGGCTGTTGCCATACCTACCATTCCAGGTACATCAGATGTTCCAGGTCTCAGTTTCTTCTCTTGACCCCCTCCGGTAAGCACCTTTCCAAGCCTTGTTCCCGATTTAATAAACAGTCCCCCTATACCCTTAGGACCATAAAATTTATGTCCTGAGAAAGTAAGAAGGTCTATTCCCATCTCTTTAGGTTTTATATTTAACTTTCCAACAGTCTGCACTGCATCTACATGAAAAACAATTCTGTTTTCTTTAGCCAATTTACCGATCTCTTCCACTGGCTGGATACTTCCTACCTCATTGTTACCATGCATTACTGTTATCAGTATCGTTTCTTTTTTTATAGCCTTTTTCAGCTCATCAAGGTTTATGACTCCGTTTTCATCTACAGAAATATAAGTAACCTCGTATCCCTCTTTTTCAAGTTCCCTGCATGTATTTCTTACTGCAGGATGCTCTACGGAACTAGTTATTATATGATTCCCTCTTTTTTTATATGCCTTTGCTACCCCTCTTATTGCTAGGTTATCAGATTCTGAACCTGAGCCTGTAAATATAAGTTCATCTGTCTCTATTCCAAAAATTTCTGCTATTGTCTTTCTAGCTTCAACCATCGCTTTTTTAGATTCATTTCCAAAACTATGCATGCTCGACGCATTGCCATAAATTTCACTAAAATAAGGAAGCATGGCTTCGAGAGCTTCCTTATCCATCTTTGTTGTGGCGTTATTATCTAGATACACTCTCATTATTCATCCTCTCCCCTATAGAAATTAAATTAATAATACCATTCTTTATTCCCAATGTCAAGAATTTATTTGCTCTATTTTCAACCTGACTTCACTTAGTTTCTAAAGGGTTCACAGGAAAAAAATTAATTTTTTTCACTACTTTTTCTCATCATCTTTCTTCCGTAATTACATAGATGGTTTATTTCACACGCACTGCATTTAGGCCTTCTGGCTATACACACGTCCCTACCCTGAAGAATTAGATAATGAGAAAAGTCTATCCATCGTTTTTTAGGAACTATTTCCATAAGTTCCCTCTCTATTTTTTCTACATTTTCTTCTTTTACAAATCCTATGAGATTACTCAGCCTTTTCACATGTGTATCCACAGTTATTCCGTCTGAAAGACCCCATATCTCACCTCTTACTACATTGGCAGTTTTTCTTCCAACACCTGGAAGAGCCACCAGGTTTTCCATTTTAGAAGGAACCTCTCCGTTATATTTCTCTACAAGCTCTTTGCTGCACATTTTTATATTCTTAGCCTTATTTCTAAAAAAGCCCGTACTCTTTATATGAGTTTCAATATCTTTCAAAGGCATCTCCATGAAAGCTTCAGGTGTATTGACGACTTTAAACATCTTTTCGGTTACCATATTTACCCTGACATCCGTGCACTGAGCCGAAAGAATTACAGCTACCAAAAGTTCAAAATCCGTATTATAATTTAATGCACAGTGAGGTTTCCCAAATTTTTCATTGAGTATTTTTATTATTTTTTTAGATTTTTCTATCTTGGTCATTTTCCACCTCCTGAAGTTTATACCTTTCTTCAGGCTTTATATATTCAATGCCTATTTTACTGTATATTTCATCTTCATGGATATTTTCCTCGATAATTTCAATACCTTTTTCAGCATAAATTTTTTCTATAAACTTAACATGGGATTTCGGACCTGTGGAATGCCACAAAGTAAAAGTGTATTTACTGCTGTTTTCAGGTATTGCATGGATGCAGATTCCGCTTTTTAGCATAAATTCATATTTATTTATAGGTTTTTCTATCTGAGAGTACAAGGCTATTATCTCTAATACCATTTTCTCGGGCCCCTCTATAACAAAGTCTATATCCCCAACGTCTCCCTTTTTCCTTCTAAGACTTCCACTAGCATCACATCTAAAACCTTTTTCTTTTATATATCTATAAAGTTTTTTATACTCTTTTAAAGCAAACTCATATTCAAATCTTTTCTTCACCCGTCTTCTCCTTGAAGAATTTTTAACTATTATATCACACCTTAATATCCTATAGAAAAAAAATTATATTATTTTCACTATAGTAAAATTCCTTTTTTTTTGATAAGCTAGAGAATAATATTATTATTTTTATTGACTCTTAGTATGACTAGATACAAACTATATTCCAATTAATTTTTTATATAAAATAAATATTCATATACAAACAATTATTAAAGGAGGCTTTTTTTTATGAATTATTCAAGTAGAGTCAAAGATTTAAAAACCTCTCCAATAAGGAAACTTTTACCTTTTTCAATAGAGGCAAAAGCAAAGGGAAAAAAAATTTATCACCTGAATATCGGTCAACCTGATATAAAAACACCAGAATCTTTTTTTACATCTATAGCAAATGCAAAACAAGAGGTCTTAGCATATTCAAATTCTCAAGGAGATCCTGACCTTATACAGGCAACTATTGATTATTATAAAACTTACAACATGGAATTTGAAAAGGATGAAATACTGATCACTAACGGAGGAAGTGAAGCTCTTCTTTTCGCTCTTATATCTACGTGTGATCCAGGAGATAATGTTATTATTCCAGAACCGTTTTATTCCAGCTATACAGGTTTTGGATCTATAGTAAATATAGAGGTTTCTCCAGTTACAACAAAGGCTGAAAATGGATTCAGACTTCCTACAAAGGAAGAAATGGCTAAATCTATAAACAAAAAAACAAAGGCAATTGTTATTTCTAACCCTGGAAATCCTACTGGTGTTATCTATACAAAAGAAGAGATCCAAACCCTTGCAGAATTAGCAGTAGAACATGATCTTTTTATAATATCAGACGAAGTATACAGAGAGTTTGTTTATGACGGTGAATATACAAACTTTAACGACATAGAAGAGGTTAAAGATAGAGTTATCATCGTAGACAGTATCTCAAAGCGTTACAGTGCATGTGGTGCCAGAATAGGATCTGTTGCCAGTAAAAATAAGGAACTCATGGCACTTATGCTAAAGTTGTGTCAGGGAAGGCTTTGTGCACCTACACTTGAGCAGATAGGAGCTACGGAACTTTATAAAACACCTTCAAGCTATTTTGAAAAAGTCAATGCTGAGTATAAAAGAAGAAGAGATGTTCTTTACAACGGCTTAAAAGATATAGACGGAGTAATCTGCCACAAACCTGCCGGAGCATTCTACACCATTGCAAAACTTCCAATAGAGAGTGCAGAAGATTTTGTTATATTTATGCTAAAGGAGTTTGAATTAGACGGTGAGACAGTTATGATGGCCCCAGCAGAAGGATTCTATTCCACTCCTGGAATGGGTAAA
This window encodes:
- the nifS gene encoding cysteine desulfurase NifS; its protein translation is MRVYLDNNATTKMDKEALEAMLPYFSEIYGNASSMHSFGNESKKAMVEARKTIAEIFGIETDELIFTGSGSESDNLAIRGVAKAYKKRGNHIITSSVEHPAVRNTCRELEKEGYEVTYISVDENGVINLDELKKAIKKETILITVMHGNNEVGSIQPVEEIGKLAKENRIVFHVDAVQTVGKLNIKPKEMGIDLLTFSGHKFYGPKGIGGLFIKSGTRLGKVLTGGGQEKKLRPGTSDVPGMVGMATALEVAYRNIDEEFKREEELRNYFERELLNKVPEIQINAKGAKRLPGTSSITFKYLEGESILLSLNYKGIAVSSGSACSSDDLQASHVLLAMGIPVEIAHGTIRFSFGKYNTKEEVDYVIQELPPIIEKLRMISPLWNEFKAGK
- the nth gene encoding endonuclease III, producing the protein MTKIEKSKKIIKILNEKFGKPHCALNYNTDFELLVAVILSAQCTDVRVNMVTEKMFKVVNTPEAFMEMPLKDIETHIKSTGFFRNKAKNIKMCSKELVEKYNGEVPSKMENLVALPGVGRKTANVVRGEIWGLSDGITVDTHVKRLSNLIGFVKEENVEKIERELMEIVPKKRWIDFSHYLILQGRDVCIARRPKCSACEINHLCNYGRKMMRKSSEKN
- a CDS encoding family X DNA polymerase IV, producing MKKRFEYEFALKEYKKLYRYIKEKGFRCDASGSLRRKKGDVGDIDFVIEGPEKMVLEIIALYSQIEKPINKYEFMLKSGICIHAIPENSSKYTFTLWHSTGPKSHVKFIEKIYAEKGIEIIEENIHEDEIYSKIGIEYIKPEERYKLQEVENDQDRKI
- a CDS encoding pyridoxal phosphate-dependent aminotransferase yields the protein MNYSSRVKDLKTSPIRKLLPFSIEAKAKGKKIYHLNIGQPDIKTPESFFTSIANAKQEVLAYSNSQGDPDLIQATIDYYKTYNMEFEKDEILITNGGSEALLFALISTCDPGDNVIIPEPFYSSYTGFGSIVNIEVSPVTTKAENGFRLPTKEEMAKSINKKTKAIVISNPGNPTGVIYTKEEIQTLAELAVEHDLFIISDEVYREFVYDGEYTNFNDIEEVKDRVIIVDSISKRYSACGARIGSVASKNKELMALMLKLCQGRLCAPTLEQIGATELYKTPSSYFEKVNAEYKRRRDVLYNGLKDIDGVICHKPAGAFYTIAKLPIESAEDFVIFMLKEFELDGETVMMAPAEGFYSTPGMGKDEVRLAYVLNEEDLKKALKILKAGLEKYKSIKNSQK